Proteins found in one Oncorhynchus gorbuscha isolate QuinsamMale2020 ecotype Even-year linkage group LG15, OgorEven_v1.0, whole genome shotgun sequence genomic segment:
- the LOC123997976 gene encoding lymphocyte expansion molecule-like isoform X1 — protein MAEKKFKGAPFGTQTSRFDVSAVHPANKRVGTYTEISYCKKMTNDLERRLGPGSYDAAGHGDFSKRSVAERAKGPGWQRAQETARLAAIPHLLYREAWENKRFLKTKVGPGTYRVADFIEELQKKPGSVRGVCDSREERFRNAQSWTPGPGCYGNGGIPWAALEEKRSGLNGAPSMHLGSSLQRFPEGNSTDCGLSPCTYTLKSSTEVLLASGSSRRGAYDLFTGPRDKPITAGYFATPKCVNLTPGEYPSGCGGFGEELCRREKRNHGVFGMLDQYPVVPTERIYHSTLSQCPRPATFPGPGWYKVVSPQSRPESHTHPPFLSSAPRASRRTERLQNGNYSMVGPGRYDIAEKGCSKTDNGYTSSFSSRTQRYLHKPDRDKHTQERLRAINVPVDRLSFLVQPGRNTLMKSA, from the exons ATGGCTGAAAAAAAGTTCAAAGGAGCCCCGTTTGGAACACAGACATCGAG GTTTGATGTGTCAGCGGTCCATCCAGCCAATAAGAGAGTAGGGACCTACACAGAGATCTCCTACTGCAAAAAGATGACCAATGACCTG GAGAGGCGGCTGGGCCCAGGGTCCTATGATGCTGCAGGCCATGGGGACTTCAGTAAACGGTCGGTGGCAGAGCGGGCCAAAGGGCCGGGGTGGCAGAGGGCCCAGGAGACTGCCAGGTTGGCAGCCATACCTCACCTCCTCTATAGGGAGGCCTGGGAAAACAAACGCTTCCtg AAAACTAAAGTGGGTCCAGGAACCTACAGAGTAGCAGACTTTATAGAGGAGCTGCAGAAGAAACCAGGCAGTGTGAGAGGAGTGTGTGACAGCAGGGAAGAGCGGTTCAGAAATGCACAg AGCTGGACGCCAGGCCCTGGTTGCTATGGTAATGGGGGTATTCCATGGGCAGCGCTGGAGGAGAAGAGGTCGGGGTTAAATGGGGCTCCTAGCATGCACCTCGGCTCCTCACTGCAACGCTTCCCAGAAGgcaacagtaca GACTGTGGGCTGAGTCCCTGTACCTATACTCTAAAGAGCAGCACAGAGGTGTTGTTGGCCAgcggcagcagcaggagaggcgcATATGATCTCTTCACTGGACCACGAGACAAACCCATCACCGCTGGATACTTCGCTACCCCG aAGTGTGTAAATCTAACTCCAGGGGAGTACCCCAGTGGGTGTGGGGGCTTTGGAGAGGAGTTGTGTCGTCGTGAAAAGCGGAACCACGGTGTGTTTGGAATGTTGGATCAGTACCCAGTTGTTCCAACAGAGAGAATCTACCACAGCACCCTGTCCCAATGCCCTCGACCTGCT ACGTTCCCAGGGCCAGGCTGGTATAAGGTCGTCTCTCCACAGTCCCGCCCAGAGAGTCACACCcatccccccttcctctcctctgccccccgTGCCAGCCGTAGGACAGAAAGATTGCAGAACGGAAATTAT AGCATGGTTGGTCCTGGTCGTTATGACATTGCAGAAAAGGGGTGTAGTAAGACTGACAATGGCTACACCTCCTCCTTCAGTTCCCGGACACAGAGATATCTTCACAaaccagacagagacaaacacacaca ggagAGGTTGCGTGCGATAAATGTTCCGGTGGACAGACTGAGTTTCCTGGTGCAGCCTGGAAGGAACACTTTGATGAAATcagcttag
- the LOC123997976 gene encoding lymphocyte expansion molecule-like isoform X2: MAEKKFKGAPFGTQTSRFDVSAVHPANKRVGTYTEISYCKKMTNDLERRLGPGSYDAAGHGDFSKRSVAERAKGPGWQRAQETARLAAIPHLLYREAWENKRFLKTKVGPGTYRVADFIEELQKKPGSVRGVCDSREERFRNAQSWTPGPGCYGNGGIPWAALEEKRSGLNGAPSMHLGSSLQRFPEGNSTDCGLSPCTYTLKSSTEVLLASGSSRRGAYDLFTGPRDKPITAGYFATPGSTPVGVGALERSCVVVKSGTTVCLECWISTQLFQQRESTTAPCPNALDLLRSQGQAGIRSSLHSPAQRVTPIPPSSPLPPVPAVGQKDCRTEIIAWLVLVVMTLQKRGVVRLTMATPPPSVPGHRDIFTNQTETNTHRRGCVR, from the exons ATGGCTGAAAAAAAGTTCAAAGGAGCCCCGTTTGGAACACAGACATCGAG GTTTGATGTGTCAGCGGTCCATCCAGCCAATAAGAGAGTAGGGACCTACACAGAGATCTCCTACTGCAAAAAGATGACCAATGACCTG GAGAGGCGGCTGGGCCCAGGGTCCTATGATGCTGCAGGCCATGGGGACTTCAGTAAACGGTCGGTGGCAGAGCGGGCCAAAGGGCCGGGGTGGCAGAGGGCCCAGGAGACTGCCAGGTTGGCAGCCATACCTCACCTCCTCTATAGGGAGGCCTGGGAAAACAAACGCTTCCtg AAAACTAAAGTGGGTCCAGGAACCTACAGAGTAGCAGACTTTATAGAGGAGCTGCAGAAGAAACCAGGCAGTGTGAGAGGAGTGTGTGACAGCAGGGAAGAGCGGTTCAGAAATGCACAg AGCTGGACGCCAGGCCCTGGTTGCTATGGTAATGGGGGTATTCCATGGGCAGCGCTGGAGGAGAAGAGGTCGGGGTTAAATGGGGCTCCTAGCATGCACCTCGGCTCCTCACTGCAACGCTTCCCAGAAGgcaacagtaca GACTGTGGGCTGAGTCCCTGTACCTATACTCTAAAGAGCAGCACAGAGGTGTTGTTGGCCAgcggcagcagcaggagaggcgcATATGATCTCTTCACTGGACCACGAGACAAACCCATCACCGCTGGATACTTCGCTACCCCG GGGAGTACCCCAGTGGGTGTGGGGGCTTTGGAGAGGAGTTGTGTCGTCGTGAAAAGCGGAACCACGGTGTGTTTGGAATGTTGGATCAGTACCCAGTTGTTCCAACAGAGAGAATCTACCACAGCACCCTGTCCCAATGCCCTCGACCTGCT ACGTTCCCAGGGCCAGGCTGGTATAAGGTCGTCTCTCCACAGTCCCGCCCAGAGAGTCACACCcatccccccttcctctcctctgccccccgTGCCAGCCGTAGGACAGAAAGATTGCAGAACGGAAATTAT AGCATGGTTGGTCCTGGTCGTTATGACATTGCAGAAAAGGGGTGTAGTAAGACTGACAATGGCTACACCTCCTCCTTCAGTTCCCGGACACAGAGATATCTTCACAaaccagacagagacaaacacacaca ggagAGGTTGCGTGCGATAA